One genomic region from Leptospira montravelensis encodes:
- a CDS encoding ClpP family protease, whose protein sequence is MEATQVYSNGQIENVYLEQRKVFLWGEVNDNSGRYLIDRFLYLEALDPTRPITLYIHSPGGSTYAGLAILDVMNHLHNPVHTTCLGMAMSFGAVLLLSGTKGFRFAYPHSKVLIHQPHVMGEFKGPAEDIRIFADSVKREKDLLNEIMARATGQSLEKMKEDTERDTWFTAKEALDYGIIDKIIGGD, encoded by the coding sequence TTGGAAGCAACTCAAGTTTATTCAAATGGACAAATCGAAAATGTTTATCTCGAACAAAGAAAAGTATTTCTTTGGGGTGAGGTAAATGACAATTCCGGAAGATATTTAATTGATCGTTTTTTATATCTAGAAGCATTAGATCCAACAAGACCTATTACACTTTACATTCACTCTCCGGGAGGTTCAACTTATGCTGGTTTGGCGATTTTAGATGTAATGAATCACCTTCACAATCCTGTGCATACAACCTGTCTTGGAATGGCTATGTCTTTTGGTGCTGTTTTACTGCTTTCTGGAACCAAAGGATTTCGATTTGCATACCCTCATAGTAAAGTCCTGATTCACCAACCCCATGTTATGGGAGAATTTAAAGGGCCAGCCGAAGATATAAGGATATTTGCCGATTCAGTCAAAAGAGAAAAAGATTTGTTAAATGAAATTATGGCTAGGGCAACGGGCCAATCACTTGAAAAAATGAAGGAAGATACGGAACGTGATACTTGGTTTACTGCGAAGGAAGCCTTAGATTATGGTATCATTGATAAGATCATTGGAGGTGATTGA
- a CDS encoding alkaline phosphatase D family protein, which translates to MKPISYFDLFFSLFFCLFLLQTPIFGKESESLRIGFGSCLHQDKESPILNQWEKESFDLILLLGDNIYADSLMAKEKIPAYQKQLSRPQWKKIRKSSQILATWDDHDYGINDSGGEYVDKEKSREVFISQVGSLMPKGRRLGTKDGKGIFHSYRIEFKKKKIHIVIPDTRFFRSELKPSFWSLFTGKRHYRPNEDPDATLLGEEQWKWLSEELEKPSDFLVFVSGIQVIPTEQPFEKWGNFPKDREKLFQLLSSANTSELVILSGDRHIAEIYEYPFLDQKKFIEVTSSSLNFPLPFLTLEYDSKFKLSPAFLEENYGALRIQIKEGKLVWRAEIKDKIGNVVLKYDKNDSN; encoded by the coding sequence ATGAAACCAATTTCCTATTTTGATTTGTTTTTTTCTTTGTTCTTTTGTTTATTCCTCCTCCAAACTCCAATATTCGGAAAAGAATCTGAAAGTTTAAGGATTGGATTTGGTTCTTGTCTGCACCAAGACAAAGAAAGCCCAATTTTAAACCAATGGGAAAAAGAATCCTTTGATTTGATCCTTCTGTTAGGTGATAATATCTATGCAGATTCTTTAATGGCAAAAGAAAAAATCCCTGCTTACCAAAAACAGTTATCAAGACCTCAATGGAAAAAAATTCGTAAAAGCTCCCAGATCCTTGCCACTTGGGATGACCATGATTATGGAATCAATGATAGTGGTGGCGAATATGTTGATAAAGAAAAGAGTCGTGAAGTTTTTATCTCCCAAGTTGGATCTCTTATGCCGAAAGGCCGACGTTTGGGAACTAAGGACGGGAAAGGGATTTTTCATTCTTATAGGATCGAATTCAAAAAGAAAAAAATCCATATAGTGATCCCTGACACTCGATTTTTTCGTTCTGAGTTAAAACCTTCCTTTTGGTCTCTTTTTACAGGGAAAAGGCACTATCGTCCCAATGAGGATCCAGATGCCACTCTACTTGGAGAAGAGCAGTGGAAATGGCTTTCAGAAGAATTAGAAAAACCATCGGACTTTCTTGTTTTTGTATCTGGAATCCAAGTCATTCCCACCGAACAACCGTTTGAAAAATGGGGAAACTTCCCGAAGGATAGGGAAAAGTTATTTCAGCTTTTAAGTTCTGCCAATACATCCGAACTTGTGATTCTTTCTGGGGATCGGCATATTGCAGAAATATACGAATATCCCTTTTTGGACCAAAAAAAGTTTATTGAAGTTACCTCAAGTTCGCTCAATTTTCCACTGCCGTTTCTTACCTTAGAATACGATTCTAAATTTAAACTCTCACCTGCTTTTTTAGAAGAAAATTATGGTGCCCTTAGGATTCAAATCAAGGAAGGAAAATTGGTTTGGCGAGCAGAGATTAAAGACAAAATTGGAAATGTAGTTCTTAAATATGATAAAAATGATTCTAATTAA
- a CDS encoding alpha/beta hydrolase, with product MPEKLIRLQHLLGKWLKVRWIGFISVMVIILLLSFFIIGIWQASNQILFPKWKGITKDFMECSLEGEKLWGKFCGNIRLTKEFEFKEVSIHSVNGYDLPGWLVPAYDNGIVLKKGVILLVHGGGADRRELTRMIPFYLRQGFDVLSFDLSCHGEAPCQFPGLSFGNRESRDVLSAYLYLSKKYNHILMMGSSVGASSILISLPFLEEVEGIILENPMLSFQRLILDSPESASLPNWMVQSLIELVLIRGKFDTLLSPENSLPLARNVPLLIIHSKKDSVVPYKHSMSLTKLYSGPSEVWFPDLGSHGSIWETNQSEYETRVLKFIHRNTNKKKESR from the coding sequence ATGCCAGAAAAATTAATTAGGTTACAACACTTGCTTGGAAAATGGCTAAAGGTTCGGTGGATAGGATTCATCTCAGTCATGGTGATTATACTGCTTCTCTCTTTTTTCATCATTGGAATTTGGCAGGCAAGCAATCAGATTTTGTTTCCTAAATGGAAAGGAATCACAAAAGACTTTATGGAGTGTAGTCTTGAAGGAGAGAAACTTTGGGGAAAATTTTGTGGAAACATCCGCCTAACAAAAGAATTTGAATTTAAAGAGGTGTCGATACATTCCGTGAACGGTTATGATTTGCCTGGATGGTTGGTACCTGCATATGATAACGGCATAGTATTAAAAAAAGGAGTGATTCTTCTGGTGCATGGGGGAGGGGCAGACCGGCGAGAACTTACTCGGATGATTCCCTTTTATCTCCGACAAGGATTTGATGTTCTTAGTTTTGATTTATCTTGTCATGGTGAGGCACCTTGTCAATTTCCTGGTTTAAGTTTTGGAAATCGCGAATCAAGAGATGTATTATCTGCATATTTATATCTTTCAAAAAAATATAATCATATTCTAATGATGGGTTCTTCTGTTGGAGCGTCTTCGATATTAATTTCGCTTCCTTTTTTGGAAGAAGTGGAGGGAATCATCTTAGAAAATCCTATGTTAAGTTTTCAACGGTTGATTTTGGATTCGCCCGAGTCTGCTAGTTTACCGAATTGGATGGTTCAATCGCTCATAGAGTTAGTGTTGATTCGAGGAAAATTTGACACACTACTGAGTCCCGAAAATTCTTTACCTTTGGCTAGGAATGTGCCTCTATTGATCATTCATAGCAAAAAAGATTCAGTTGTGCCTTACAAACATTCGATGTCGCTAACAAAACTATATTCGGGACCGAGCGAAGTTTGGTTTCCCGATTTGGGATCTCATGGATCGATATGGGAAACAAACCAATCAGAATATGAAACGAGGGTTTTGAAATTTATTCATAGAAATACAAATAAAAAAAAGGAAAGTAGATAA
- a CDS encoding TetR/AcrR family transcriptional regulator, producing the protein MKPKQKILESSFALFREKGFQATGIAEILDKAGAYKKTLYDHFKSKDDIGFEYLNYLSEQQRIVMLKVLGKANNMSDFIEKWVNFIVRNQRNTSRKDCPIALFSGEISHLGQFDSYRNKAVQHVLETVETCILKFAPNLKSDLVKSLSYELYMSYLGGLRLYALTKDRKVIERMKSQMIASAERIVKN; encoded by the coding sequence TTGAAACCCAAACAAAAAATTTTAGAAAGTTCCTTTGCTTTGTTTCGTGAAAAAGGATTTCAGGCCACAGGGATTGCTGAAATTTTAGATAAGGCTGGCGCTTACAAAAAAACTTTATACGACCATTTTAAATCCAAAGATGATATAGGATTTGAATACTTAAATTATTTATCCGAACAACAAAGAATTGTTATGCTAAAGGTTTTGGGGAAAGCCAATAATATGTCTGACTTCATTGAAAAATGGGTTAATTTTATTGTCAGAAACCAAAGGAACACTTCCCGAAAGGATTGTCCTATCGCTCTTTTTTCTGGTGAAATTTCCCATTTGGGCCAGTTTGATAGTTACCGAAATAAAGCAGTTCAGCATGTACTGGAAACAGTGGAAACCTGCATTTTGAAGTTTGCCCCCAATTTAAAATCAGACCTTGTTAAATCACTCAGTTATGAATTGTATATGAGCTATCTAGGTGGACTTAGATTGTATGCGTTGACTAAAGATCGAAAAGTTATCGAACGGATGAAATCACAAATGATCGCATCCGCAGAACGCATCGTAAAAAATTAA
- a CDS encoding SpoIIE family protein phosphatase yields MTQFLTFVRSLFLAPAGVELRYQRYYVATNSIYVLAGLIHFTFIFFFGIVGAWEMAFFNVGSVFWFALTIWINRKKYLFTSLYLCFSEVFLHALAATFFFGWGAGYQYYMMLFATGIFLLPPGKNFLKFGSIVIECLLFASTYYYSMTNPPVYVWNTNFLALINVSNIIFSTLFHAGFAYYFTLAANIAEDSLERENKAQTAFFQNISHELRTPLTLISGLSESALQREEGLSTTEVKVIVNQARRLTRLVNQLLDLQKITSERLELRKSNLRLDEFLTQVSDNFTSYVKRKNIHFELILCKDPVFVEVDPEQLDKCIFNYLSNSIKFTESGGKIILELQKKENEAIISVRDTGIGMAENQILRLFSRFGISEASLTREQEGTGLGLALVKELIELHGGKVGVESELGKGSIFYFTLPLSLNTFQESLTVTNHYHLFKHEYIPEEKNNTPLSFDKIYTRKTTKLLVVEDNPDLRSYLGSVLTRVGFHVLVAADGQAGLETIFSETPDLVITDLMMPKLSGLDLIREVRKKDHLHSLPIILLTAKADAATRKEVHGEGADIYLSKPFLESELLSVIRNALRLKEKELYLREELSRGIRIQKKLLPELNFDKELISVELEFLPSDGIAGDYYLVQSLGEGKTFLFLADVSGHGFSAGMISAILHFVLQITDTPKTDPKACLERLNAYLYGNTAGLFVTAVAAVVDSVQKKFTWSKAGHEDIYLGTNDGFSSLVGNGKPLAILPQWEGNNYEVDYLQGDKLFLFSDGIFDVRSNDQTLFREFGFWDWAKEKQNWKEKSSLKNLLLKARQHQNTEKFEDDVTLLSVEFLK; encoded by the coding sequence ATGACCCAGTTTTTAACCTTTGTTCGTTCCTTATTTTTGGCCCCTGCTGGAGTGGAACTCCGCTACCAAAGGTATTATGTAGCAACTAATTCCATTTATGTTTTAGCAGGTCTCATTCACTTTACCTTTATTTTTTTCTTTGGGATAGTCGGTGCCTGGGAAATGGCTTTTTTCAATGTAGGAAGCGTTTTTTGGTTCGCCCTTACCATTTGGATCAATCGCAAAAAATATCTTTTTACATCTTTGTATTTATGTTTTTCTGAAGTGTTTCTGCACGCATTAGCAGCAACGTTCTTTTTTGGTTGGGGTGCAGGTTATCAGTATTACATGATGCTTTTTGCCACCGGAATCTTCTTATTACCGCCGGGAAAAAACTTTTTAAAATTTGGGAGTATTGTCATCGAATGTTTACTCTTTGCATCGACTTATTATTATTCTATGACAAACCCACCTGTTTATGTTTGGAATACCAATTTTCTTGCTCTTATCAATGTATCGAATATTATTTTTTCCACATTATTTCATGCGGGATTTGCTTACTATTTTACTTTAGCAGCTAACATAGCAGAAGATTCCTTGGAGAGAGAAAATAAAGCGCAAACAGCTTTTTTTCAAAATATATCCCATGAACTAAGGACCCCACTTACTTTAATTTCTGGTCTATCAGAATCTGCCCTTCAAAGAGAAGAAGGATTATCGACAACCGAAGTAAAAGTCATTGTAAATCAAGCGCGACGCCTGACACGCTTAGTAAATCAACTTTTAGATCTTCAAAAAATTACTTCAGAAAGATTGGAACTCCGAAAATCCAACCTTCGTTTGGATGAATTTTTGACACAAGTTTCCGATAATTTTACTTCCTACGTAAAACGCAAAAACATTCACTTTGAACTTATATTATGCAAAGATCCAGTATTTGTGGAAGTTGATCCTGAACAATTAGACAAATGTATATTTAATTATTTATCTAACTCAATCAAGTTCACTGAGTCCGGTGGGAAAATTATTTTAGAATTACAAAAAAAAGAAAACGAGGCCATTATTTCTGTACGAGACACAGGAATTGGAATGGCAGAAAACCAAATCCTTAGATTGTTCTCTAGATTTGGGATTAGTGAAGCTTCTCTAACGAGGGAACAAGAAGGAACAGGTTTAGGGCTTGCTTTAGTAAAGGAATTAATTGAATTACATGGTGGCAAGGTTGGAGTGGAGAGTGAACTAGGAAAAGGCTCTATTTTTTATTTCACTCTACCTCTTTCGTTAAATACTTTCCAAGAATCTTTAACAGTTACAAACCATTATCATTTATTCAAACATGAATATATCCCAGAGGAAAAAAATAACACTCCTCTTTCTTTTGATAAAATTTACACTAGAAAAACCACCAAACTTTTAGTAGTCGAAGATAATCCTGATTTACGATCATATTTAGGATCTGTCTTAACTCGCGTGGGATTTCATGTTTTAGTCGCTGCTGATGGCCAAGCTGGACTTGAAACAATTTTCTCCGAAACACCGGACTTAGTCATAACAGATCTAATGATGCCAAAATTAAGTGGTCTCGACTTAATTCGTGAAGTTAGAAAAAAAGACCATCTTCACTCACTACCAATCATCCTACTGACAGCCAAAGCAGATGCAGCCACAAGAAAAGAAGTTCATGGTGAAGGTGCCGACATCTACCTATCCAAACCTTTCTTAGAGTCAGAACTTTTGAGTGTGATTCGCAATGCCTTACGATTAAAAGAAAAAGAATTATATTTAAGGGAAGAACTTTCACGTGGCATTCGTATTCAGAAAAAACTACTACCTGAATTGAACTTTGATAAAGAATTAATTTCAGTGGAATTAGAATTTTTACCAAGTGATGGAATTGCAGGAGATTATTACCTCGTACAATCATTAGGTGAAGGAAAAACATTTTTATTTTTAGCTGATGTTTCTGGTCATGGATTTTCTGCCGGAATGATTTCTGCTATATTACACTTTGTATTACAAATTACGGATACTCCCAAAACGGATCCCAAAGCATGTTTGGAACGATTAAATGCTTATTTATATGGGAACACGGCTGGTTTGTTTGTCACGGCGGTGGCGGCAGTTGTAGACTCAGTTCAAAAGAAATTTACTTGGTCTAAAGCAGGACATGAAGATATTTATTTGGGAACAAATGATGGTTTTTCCTCGTTAGTTGGAAATGGAAAACCATTGGCTATTTTACCACAGTGGGAAGGCAACAATTATGAAGTGGATTATCTGCAAGGGGATAAACTTTTCTTATTTTCTGATGGAATTTTTGATGTTCGTTCCAATGACCAAACCCTATTCCGCGAATTTGGATTTTGGGATTGGGCCAAAGAGAAACAAAATTGGAAAGAAAAATCTTCTTTAAAAAATTTGTTATTAAAAGCAAGGCAACATCAAAACACAGAGAAGTTTGAGGATGATGTTACACTTCTTTCTGTGGAATTTTTGAAATAA
- a CDS encoding YciI family protein: MEEYLILMRLDILTKDVQPSPEQLQVYMLQYQEWINGIVAEKKFKSGTALSTEGRVIQSDMIITDGPYVETKESLAGFIIIYAKDFDDAVKIAKNCPILMGAGNSVEVRKVIGIHKED; encoded by the coding sequence ATGGAAGAATATTTAATTCTAATGCGTTTGGATATACTCACAAAAGATGTACAACCATCACCCGAACAATTGCAAGTCTACATGTTACAATACCAAGAATGGATCAATGGAATTGTAGCAGAAAAAAAGTTTAAATCTGGAACTGCTTTGTCTACAGAAGGCAGAGTCATTCAATCAGATATGATCATTACAGATGGTCCTTATGTAGAAACTAAAGAATCGCTTGCAGGTTTTATTATCATTTATGCAAAAGATTTTGATGATGCGGTAAAAATTGCAAAAAATTGTCCGATCCTTATGGGAGCCGGTAATAGTGTAGAGGTTCGGAAGGTGATTGGCATTCATAAGGAAGATTAA
- a CDS encoding SH3 domain-containing protein, producing the protein MKQQIIVISILLTSTFTSLLPCEPFDPVFLKPVDTSREDKDFFSFKQKLEKSVKEKDVKFIESIIDPQISFDFSEDGMGKGKFLKYWKLDKNPKNSDFWNVLSQTINLGFTYKDNIWSAPFLFNLTPESIDSYSFSLITGNTVNIRNKPSKQGAILTQLSWEFVKNEYDETNAETKTNPNEPCNWKKVCISDGQVGYICEQYLRSPMDHRVGFSKKNKNWMMIFFVTGGD; encoded by the coding sequence ATGAAACAGCAAATCATTGTTATATCTATTTTACTTACCTCAACTTTTACCTCACTTCTCCCTTGCGAACCGTTTGATCCTGTATTTTTAAAACCAGTTGATACTTCTAGAGAAGATAAAGATTTTTTCTCCTTCAAACAAAAGTTAGAAAAATCAGTAAAAGAAAAGGATGTGAAATTTATTGAATCCATAATTGATCCACAAATTTCCTTTGATTTTTCAGAAGATGGTATGGGTAAAGGAAAGTTTCTAAAATATTGGAAACTAGATAAAAACCCCAAAAATTCCGATTTTTGGAACGTTTTATCGCAAACCATTAACCTTGGTTTTACTTATAAAGACAATATTTGGTCAGCACCGTTTTTATTTAATCTCACACCAGAATCCATTGACTCTTATAGTTTCTCACTCATCACTGGAAACACCGTTAACATCAGAAACAAACCTTCCAAACAAGGTGCCATACTAACGCAACTTAGCTGGGAATTCGTTAAAAATGAATATGATGAAACCAATGCAGAAACAAAGACAAACCCAAACGAACCATGTAATTGGAAAAAAGTTTGTATTTCTGATGGCCAAGTGGGCTATATTTGCGAACAGTATTTACGAAGCCCAATGGACCACCGAGTTGGGTTTTCGAAGAAAAACAAAAATTGGATGATGATTTTTTTTGTTACAGGTGGGGACTAA
- a CDS encoding MBL fold metallo-hydrolase, with protein MFFKRFDFLFYGVLALAFSCQVTSHKIKPYISDKTSATLPNLILPKQYVTFQVVKVADWEASLAGLLDLDDPKAIGLKDRLEPISIYFYLVKHPKFGTYMIDSGMGKNFPKGEDGKSLVSSIVESQMHFEKLKVYETTKTYLQKNKVDVKGIFFTHLHLDHTLGAYEIDRSVPFYVGPSEVTSRQFINLFVQGSTDRLLGEIPNLVQFDFGKNSNEIAVFDFFGDQSFFILSVPGHTPGSLAFYIPAKGGGHLVLGDSCHTQWGWKEGVTPGKFTTNAKLNRKSLDFLKQVAETHEIQFVYPGHQDRISTPLKK; from the coding sequence ATGTTTTTTAAAAGATTTGATTTTTTATTCTACGGTGTTTTGGCATTGGCTTTCTCTTGCCAAGTGACATCACATAAAATAAAACCATATATTTCCGACAAAACAAGTGCTACTCTTCCAAACTTAATTCTTCCCAAACAGTATGTCACTTTCCAAGTAGTAAAAGTGGCAGATTGGGAAGCTTCTCTTGCTGGCTTACTGGATTTAGATGATCCTAAGGCAATAGGATTAAAGGATCGTTTAGAACCTATATCCATTTACTTTTATCTCGTCAAACATCCGAAATTTGGAACTTATATGATAGATTCTGGTATGGGAAAAAATTTTCCTAAAGGTGAAGATGGCAAAAGCCTTGTTAGTTCCATCGTAGAATCGCAAATGCATTTTGAAAAACTCAAAGTTTATGAAACTACCAAAACATATTTGCAAAAAAACAAAGTAGATGTAAAGGGGATTTTTTTCACGCATTTGCATTTAGATCACACTCTTGGGGCTTACGAAATAGATAGATCTGTTCCTTTTTATGTGGGGCCTAGTGAAGTGACAAGTAGACAATTCATCAATCTTTTTGTGCAAGGTTCCACGGATCGTTTGTTAGGTGAAATTCCAAATTTAGTACAATTTGATTTTGGGAAAAATTCAAACGAAATTGCTGTATTCGATTTCTTTGGAGACCAAAGTTTTTTTATACTATCTGTTCCGGGACATACACCGGGAAGTTTAGCTTTTTATATCCCAGCAAAAGGTGGTGGCCATTTGGTTCTGGGAGATTCTTGTCATACGCAGTGGGGTTGGAAAGAGGGAGTGACTCCTGGCAAATTTACAACCAATGCGAAACTGAATCGCAAAAGTTTGGATTTTTTAAAACAAGTAGCAGAAACTCATGAAATTCAGTTTGTTTATCCAGGGCACCAAGATAGAATCTCGACACCTTTAAAAAAATAA
- a CDS encoding RNA polymerase sigma factor → MNDISYIELLDQVKSGNLRAWADLQNRFSRFANQFAYKILKDEDLSQDVVQESFWDLYQNLEKITTPQAFPTLLKRVLIKHVDRILRKKETQNLVFVDPIQIEQNSEELHTSFLEKECYETITQNLKKLEPEDQKLIDLYYYKNYSLVEISKSEGKSLSFIKKRHIRVKKILRNGIGETFRPEANSTFMVAA, encoded by the coding sequence ATGAATGACATATCCTACATTGAACTTTTGGACCAGGTAAAATCCGGTAACCTCCGTGCTTGGGCTGATTTACAAAATCGATTTTCTAGATTTGCCAATCAATTCGCCTATAAGATTCTTAAAGATGAGGATCTCTCGCAAGACGTTGTCCAGGAATCATTCTGGGATTTGTATCAGAACTTGGAAAAAATAACCACTCCGCAAGCATTTCCAACTTTGCTTAAAAGGGTTCTTATCAAACATGTGGACCGTATATTGCGAAAGAAGGAGACACAGAATTTGGTTTTTGTGGACCCAATCCAGATCGAACAAAATTCGGAAGAATTACATACTTCCTTCCTCGAGAAAGAATGTTATGAAACGATAACACAAAATCTCAAAAAGTTGGAACCGGAAGATCAAAAGCTTATAGATCTTTATTATTACAAAAATTATTCTTTAGTCGAAATTTCAAAATCAGAAGGGAAATCATTATCTTTTATTAAAAAAAGACATATTCGGGTTAAAAAAATTCTTAGGAACGGAATAGGCGAAACATTTAGGCCGGAAGCTAATTCTACTTTCATGGTAGCGGCTTAG
- a CDS encoding RNA polymerase sigma factor: MKQSELLPHLFRTEYTKIISVLCKKFGFSQIEMAEDITSETFLTASQAWGLNGIPENPVAWLYVVAKNKAKNLVHRDSILQNKVLPYLQKESFIFDSELDLSEENIRDSQLRMIFALAHPSIPLESQIGLSLRILCGFGIDEIAKAFLSNKETINKRLLRAKNKLRENNIKLEFPTSLELGERISSVLRTIYLLFNEGYCSQTQDSILRKELCLEAIRLCSLLLENKETNTGEVNALLSLLCFHISRFEARLSGEGEIILYEDQNRKLWNQEFIKKGEYFFFQANLEPKFSKYHLEAAIAYWHTCPEETEKKWESIFQLYTGLLEIEPSPLLLLNKAYALFKLKGRDLALKELQSLDLKTNPYYFFLLGELNAELEPEKANSYYNKALVYANTELDKLVIRRRMKR; the protein is encoded by the coding sequence ATGAAACAATCTGAGTTATTACCGCATTTATTTCGAACTGAATATACAAAAATCATATCGGTTCTTTGTAAAAAATTTGGTTTTTCACAGATTGAGATGGCAGAAGATATAACTAGTGAAACTTTTTTGACTGCATCACAAGCCTGGGGATTAAATGGAATTCCAGAGAACCCAGTCGCTTGGTTGTATGTAGTCGCTAAAAATAAAGCTAAAAATCTGGTTCATCGAGATTCTATTTTGCAAAACAAGGTTCTTCCTTATTTACAAAAGGAAAGTTTTATATTCGATTCAGAATTAGACCTATCCGAGGAGAATATTAGAGACAGCCAATTGCGAATGATATTTGCGTTGGCCCATCCATCGATTCCTTTAGAGTCACAAATTGGCTTATCTCTCCGAATTTTATGTGGATTTGGGATCGATGAGATCGCAAAGGCTTTCCTATCGAATAAAGAGACAATTAATAAGAGGTTACTCCGAGCAAAAAATAAACTTAGAGAAAACAATATTAAATTAGAATTTCCAACTTCTTTGGAATTAGGGGAAAGGATTTCTTCGGTGCTTAGAACTATCTATTTACTTTTCAATGAAGGTTATTGTTCCCAAACTCAGGACAGTATCCTTAGGAAAGAATTATGCCTCGAGGCGATTCGCCTATGTTCACTTCTATTGGAAAATAAAGAAACTAACACTGGTGAAGTGAACGCACTTCTTTCTCTCCTCTGTTTTCATATATCAAGGTTTGAAGCAAGGTTAAGTGGAGAGGGGGAAATCATACTTTATGAGGATCAGAATCGAAAACTTTGGAACCAGGAATTTATAAAAAAGGGAGAGTATTTCTTTTTTCAGGCAAATTTAGAACCAAAATTTTCCAAATACCATTTGGAGGCAGCAATTGCATATTGGCATACATGCCCTGAAGAAACAGAAAAGAAGTGGGAGTCTATTTTTCAACTTTATACAGGACTTTTGGAAATTGAACCATCTCCCTTGCTTTTATTAAATAAGGCCTATGCGTTATTTAAGCTGAAGGGAAGGGATCTTGCCTTAAAGGAGCTCCAAAGTCTGGATCTAAAAACCAATCCTTATTATTTTTTTCTATTAGGAGAATTGAATGCAGAATTAGAGCCAGAAAAAGCTAATAGCTATTATAACAAGGCACTGGTTTATGCAAATACTGAATTAGATAAATTGGTGATCCGAAGACGGATGAAAAGATGA
- a CDS encoding MBL fold metallo-hydrolase, producing MRIVSFYLLLFFTLTIVQCKAFGKDPEGSHLEKIKTSTHYDQTREQFVNRRPDVLEKMRENQNFFSLFFKFMFGGDKHQKPDGKLPEEKPDFAEFLKPDEKIKFIWFGHSTFLVNIEGKLLFFDPVFSESAAPFSFMVKRFQDAVVKLEELPPIDYIIISHDHYDHLDMQTIEFFKVTNTKFITPLGVTSHLKEWGVSEDRLTELDWWQTLDLGKLKIVCTPAQHFSGRRGMNGNKTLWSSWTILGENERFYFSGDSGYDVHFKEIGEKFGPFDLTFIENGQYNPMWEAVHVLPEQTAKAHLDLKGKRLVPVHWGMFNLSLHSWYEPAESLEKQAEIYKIDLLTPKFGQIVKIREPNLMERWWKKFIQSE from the coding sequence TTGCGAATTGTATCATTTTATCTTTTATTGTTTTTTACCCTTACCATTGTTCAATGCAAAGCTTTCGGAAAAGACCCGGAAGGTTCCCACCTTGAAAAAATAAAAACATCCACACATTATGACCAAACACGCGAACAATTTGTAAATCGCAGACCCGATGTTTTAGAGAAAATGCGAGAGAACCAAAACTTCTTTTCTCTATTTTTTAAATTTATGTTTGGTGGGGATAAACACCAAAAACCCGATGGGAAGTTACCAGAAGAAAAACCTGACTTCGCTGAGTTTTTAAAACCAGACGAAAAAATAAAATTTATATGGTTTGGACATTCCACTTTTCTTGTGAATATCGAAGGAAAACTCCTGTTTTTTGATCCGGTGTTTTCTGAATCGGCCGCACCTTTTAGTTTTATGGTAAAACGGTTTCAGGATGCTGTAGTCAAGTTAGAAGAATTACCACCGATTGATTATATTATTATTTCTCATGACCATTACGACCATTTGGATATGCAGACCATTGAATTTTTTAAAGTTACCAATACTAAGTTCATCACACCACTCGGTGTGACTTCTCATTTAAAGGAATGGGGAGTTTCTGAGGACCGGCTAACAGAGTTAGATTGGTGGCAGACTTTGGATTTGGGAAAACTAAAAATTGTTTGTACACCGGCCCAACATTTTTCGGGGAGGAGAGGGATGAATGGAAATAAAACTTTATGGTCTTCCTGGACCATCCTTGGGGAAAATGAAAGGTTTTATTTTAGCGGTGACTCTGGGTATGACGTTCATTTTAAAGAAATAGGGGAAAAGTTTGGGCCCTTTGACCTTACCTTTATTGAAAACGGACAATATAATCCTATGTGGGAAGCAGTCCATGTATTGCCGGAACAAACTGCCAAAGCTCATTTGGATTTGAAGGGCAAACGACTTGTTCCCGTCCACTGGGGGATGTTTAATTTGTCTTTACACAGTTGGTATGAGCCGGCCGAATCCTTAGAAAAACAAGCTGAGATTTATAAAATTGACCTCCTAACACCTAAATTTGGGCAAATTGTGAAGATTCGTGAACCCAACCTAATGGAACGTTGGTGGAAAAAGTTCATTCAGTCTGAATGA